A single genomic interval of Phocoena sinus isolate mPhoSin1 chromosome 15, mPhoSin1.pri, whole genome shotgun sequence harbors:
- the LOC116739794 gene encoding speedy protein E4-like: MDNRPPSSQAEDETCQSSSSGYPLEVTVYEEIPGPSGEGAGTRRNFRGLTSKEEWVQRSGKSPHKRLGARSAVCENGKHGGASGGRQSRGGVGWSPVAEFPRRERHTVVSSPSSAPWAGCTSPPQRPGRKRKRSVAFRAEVEGDPAAEAQDTWVVEWLIGLKMKLKRQRVSSVLPEHHEVFNRMLEDPVVKKFLAWDKRLEVSDKYLLSMVIAYFSRAGLFPWQFQRIHFFIALYVASDMEEDNQAPKQAIFLFLYGKNRSQRPLFHKLRSQFIRSMGWKTRVTREECEQVGGLWRSRGGGGPERRGGSRGTRFGTWGWTRKNQRPGYRRQRHPHYQGLFFFPDPGF; encoded by the exons ATGGACAATCGTCCACCGAGTTCCCAGGCTGAGGACGAGACCTGCCAGTCCAGCTCCTCAGGGTACCCCCTGGAGGTGACTGTCTATGAAGAAATCCCAGGACCGTCAGGTGAGGGAGCTGGCACGAGAAGGAATTTCAGAGGCTTGACCAGTAAGGAGGAATGGGTACAGAGGTCGGGAAAGAGCCCCCACAAAAG aCTTGGGGCAAGGTCAGCGGTGTGTGAGAATGGAAAGCACGGGGGTGCTTCAGGGGGGAGGCAGAGTCGGGGTGGGGTTGGGTGGTCACCAGTGGCTGAATTCCCAAGACGAGAGCGTCATACTGTAGTCTCTTCTCCTTCGTCAGCCCCCTGGGCCGGTTGCACCTCCCCGCCTCAGCGCCCcggcaggaagaggaagaggtcaGTGGCGTTCCGAGCGGAGGTGGAGGGCGACCCGGCCGCTGAGGCCCAGGACACCTGGGTCGTGGAGTGGCTGATTGGGCTCAAGATGAAGCTGAAGCGACAGCGGGTGTCTTCAGTGCTGCCTGAGCACCACGAGGTCTTCAACAGGATGCTCG AGGATCCCGTCGTTAAGAAATTCCTTGCCTGGGACAAAAGGCTGGAAGTATCTGACAAG TATCTCCTGTCAATGGTGATAGCTTATTTTAGCCGGGCCGGGCTCTTCCCCTGGCAATTCCAGAGAATCCATTTCTTCATAGCTCT CTATGTGGCCAGCGACATGGAAGAGGACAACCAGGCCCCCAAACAAGCCATCTTTTTGTTCCTCTATGGGAAGAACCGCTCCCAGCGTCCCTTGTTCCACAAACTGCGTTCCCAGTTCATCCGTTCCATGGGCTGGAAGACGAGGGTCACTCGGGAAGAGTGCGAGCAGGTGGGTGGGCTGTGGCGGTctcggggagggggagggccggAGAGGAGGGGGGGATCACGGGGAACTCGGTTTGGGACTTGGGGATGGACGAGAAAGAACCAGAGGCCGGGCTACAGGAGGCAGCGGCATCCTCATTACCAGGGGCTGTTTTTCTTTCCAGATCCAGGCTTTTGA